Proteins from a genomic interval of Gemmatimonadota bacterium:
- a CDS encoding amino acid carrier protein, with product MVSIEPYVVAFSDLAWSYVFYLVIGGGALLLLYSRFMPFRYLKHAIDLVRGKYDNPDDPGDVSHFKALVAALSATIGMGNISGVAIAITTGGPGAIFWMWVSAFVGMTTKFFTCSLAVMYRGRDTAGRIQGGPMYVISEGLGGIWKPLAVLFAVAGVIGCLPLLQPNQLIQIVRDVVFSPYLSFEGGHFRFDLVAGLILSGLVATVIFGGITRIAEVASRAVPAMVVLYMVATLWIILYNVEEVPGYLARIVTDAFTGAAVAGGVVGTTIVTGVRRAAFSNEAGIGTEALAHGAAKTGEPVREGLVAMMGPVIDTMIVCTCTALVILMTGVWQTTADNGVTLTASAFEAAMPGYGAYVLTVCVFFFAVTTLLTYSYYGAKCLSFLIGAGYAKYYNAAYVVFVVVASVASIDAVISFADGLFALMAIPTMTSALRLAPRVMKAFRKYNPSASTGGTPIGRPSPA from the coding sequence ATGGTTTCCATAGAACCCTACGTGGTCGCCTTTTCCGACCTGGCCTGGTCCTACGTATTCTACCTGGTCATCGGCGGCGGTGCCCTCCTGCTGCTCTACAGCCGCTTCATGCCGTTCCGGTATTTGAAGCACGCCATCGACCTGGTACGCGGCAAGTACGATAATCCCGACGACCCCGGCGACGTCTCCCATTTCAAGGCGCTGGTCGCCGCCCTCTCCGCCACGATCGGCATGGGGAACATATCCGGCGTGGCCATCGCCATCACCACGGGCGGCCCCGGGGCGATCTTCTGGATGTGGGTCAGCGCCTTCGTAGGTATGACGACCAAGTTCTTCACCTGCTCGCTGGCCGTCATGTACCGTGGGCGGGATACCGCGGGCCGCATCCAGGGCGGGCCGATGTACGTGATTTCCGAAGGCCTGGGGGGCATCTGGAAACCGCTGGCCGTCCTCTTCGCCGTCGCCGGCGTCATCGGCTGTCTCCCGCTCCTGCAGCCCAACCAACTGATTCAGATCGTCCGGGACGTCGTTTTTTCGCCGTATCTGTCCTTCGAAGGCGGTCACTTCCGGTTCGATCTCGTCGCCGGCCTGATCCTGTCCGGTCTTGTGGCCACTGTGATTTTCGGCGGGATCACCCGCATTGCCGAAGTCGCCTCCCGCGCCGTGCCGGCCATGGTGGTCCTGTACATGGTCGCGACGCTTTGGATCATCCTGTACAACGTGGAGGAGGTTCCAGGATACCTCGCACGAATCGTTACGGATGCCTTCACCGGTGCGGCGGTGGCGGGTGGGGTAGTCGGCACGACCATCGTCACGGGGGTCAGGCGCGCGGCCTTTTCCAACGAGGCCGGCATCGGCACGGAAGCGTTGGCTCACGGCGCCGCGAAGACCGGAGAGCCGGTTCGGGAAGGCCTGGTCGCCATGATGGGCCCCGTTATCGATACGATGATCGTCTGTACGTGCACGGCCCTCGTGATCCTCATGACGGGCGTCTGGCAGACGACCGCGGACAACGGGGTGACGCTGACTGCAAGCGCTTTCGAAGCGGCCATGCCCGGTTACGGTGCTTACGTCCTGACCGTGTGCGTCTTCTTTTTCGCCGTAACCACGCTGTTGACCTACTCCTACTACGGCGCCAAGTGCCTGAGCTTTCTGATCGGCGCCGGGTATGCAAAATACTACAACGCGGCCTACGTGGTATTCGTCGTAGTCGCATCCGTCGCTTCGATCGACGCGGTGATCAGTTTCGCCGATGGACTGTTTGCCCTCATGGCGATTCCTACCATGACTTCCGCCTTGCGGCTCGCGCCACGGGTAATGAAGGCGTTTCGGAAGTACAACCCTTCCGCATCTACTGGTGGAACCCCGATCGGCCGGCCTTCTCCGGCATAA